taCTTTGATataaaaatcattcaaattacagtattatttaatgtatttattatagctgtatttcattcattcattttctaccgctttttcctcacgaggtttgcggggggtgctggagcctatcccagctgtctttgggcgagtggcggggtacaccctggactggtcgccagccaatcacagggcacatatagacaaacaaccattcacactcacattcatacctatggacaatttggagtcgccaattaacctagcatgtttttggaatgtgggaggaaaccggagtacccggagaaaacccacgcatgcacggggagtacatgcaaactccacacagagatggctgagggcggaatcgaactcgggtctcctagctgtgaggtctgcgcgctaaccactcgtccgccgtgccactCTAGATGTATTtcaattgtgtatttttaaaaactgtacctatgttattaattattaaattagaaGCCACcacggtgtagtggttagcattctggactttggagcaaaCACCCCGGGTTCgactccactagtaagcatcattggtattcatcaggaagggcatccggaatataaagtacTCAAGCCAACATCAGTATGAAGATCATAAGATCTGCTCTGGCGACTCCGAAACCAGGAAATAgccgaaagaaagaaacaaattaataatggAATTACCATCACAGgatgaatacaataaaatacatagttTTGCTAATTATAGATACCTATATAATAACAATTCTTTGAATTGAATGAGAAAATTCCCCCACTGTTTGACcagtactatatatgtacaacAATGGAGTGCCACAGGGCTCCTCGTTATGCCCGTTGTTATTTTTTCTAActgattatttttcatgttattattgATAGATTTTTCAAGTGTCCATCTTGGTATCAAATACAGTACCTAACCTCGGTTAGTTCCATTAATTTGTTCCTTTTACAAGCCTATTCAGAACCTATATGAACCCAGCTGCCATACATACctaatgatgacatcatactgATCTATATGAGATCCAAGATGGCTCCCAAGGAGGACCCCTCCACTGCCCACCACCACACATCGCTTGCAACTTCCCCCAACCTTCCTCAAAGATAACGGCAGACCAGGCTGAGGTACAGCGGCCAGAGCCCGGTCCAGATGCTCTTTGCTCCCCCGTAGCCCGAGAGGAGGAGGCATATCCCAGCATGCACCGCTCCCATCTTTCAGCATAAACACAGGAATGTCCATGAGGCTTGAGGAGCAGGGCAGAGACTTGAGGCGCTTCACACACCAGTGAGACTGACACTGTCTTGCCAGCAGGGAGGCCGAGCGGTTCAACAAGTTCTGAAGAGGACAAAGGCaagaaagatttaaaaaaaaaagactggaaTAGAAATGTGTGAAGGTGCGTCCATACCAGATCTTTGGGATATTGGTCATCATTCACAGGCTGTTTATGTAAGGGGAAATATGCTGGAAGAAGAATAGCAGAGTAGCATGCAACAAGAAGAACCACACTGACCACTAGGTTCTCACTCCTGTAAGACAACAACACAATATAAGCTTTATGATGAACACAGTACACATTCtgttgattatattattatcatataaatCAATCAAACAAGTGATTAAATTATTAGATCGTGCAGATgtagatatttattttatttacctgctgaggaatacattttttaaatgtgactgTGTTGCCTGTTTATGTGCTGCAGGCATCGTTACAGCAGCTTGTGCAGCCTCCGGCAGCAACGTAGGACCATCATGTGGATCGTCTTCTACACTCAAGCGATTCAGGATCACCATGGTAACTTCACCTCAAATACACACTTATTAGAACAAGTACTTTGtcaacaccacacacacacacacatgctctgtGGTCATAACTGCTTAACAGCAAGTTCAAATACAAATTGTGATATAAGTGAAATACCTGCTATGTCGTCTTTCATGTAAGAGCCTGCAGCGGTACATAGTGCTAAAATGGCTGCTTCTGCCAGTTTACCTCACCATACTCTTCCTAACACGGGTTATACATTAACTAGAGGCTTGGACAATGTCAGTGAGCACTGCAGGgggaaatttgtttttttagacaCACCTACTAAATCAACATAACCTCATTGGATGTCATGTAAAGCGacatttgtgtgcttttttttaaatgattttggCTTGTTATTCATGctaccacacattcatcaggggtcgTAGGGCATTATATACCTCCATCCCATTGACCCTGGGCACCTATAAAATATACCTCAGACTAATAACCACATACGAAAACTAAACACCAATAACAGTATTGATATATTGCCTATTGGTTATATTCTGGCCTAGGCTGTTTTATACCCAATCCAAtctaatccaatccactttatttatatagcacattttataaacacagtttccaaagtgctgcacagactagtaaaataaaaagtaaaaataaaatacaataaataaaggtacaaattgaatttaatccaaaactaaaaaaatcaaataagaaataaaatagtaaaatagatattaaaatattaaaaacaagaagcaaagcaataaaatatataaaaaaatgaaaccaattaaaataaaaagaaagaactaaaagacacaggaccatacgactcattTCGAGTTAAAAGGTTTTAAGACCagacttaaagctttcaatgttgggggccttttttacttgggaacggagagagttccatagcttggggccaaccacagaaaaggctcggtctcccttggtcttaagtctcatcttgggcaccacaagttggagctggccctcggacctcagtgaccgcgctggaggggtccgagatgtatttgggggccagcccattcaacgccttaaaaacaaacaataaaatcttgaaatcaatcctaaagcgaacaggcaaccaatgcagggaggccagaattggggtgacaTGCTCcctctttttggttcctgttaaaagccatgccgcagagttctggactaactagcgggagagagacttttgtcTGATTCCAgattaaagtgcattacagtagtccagacgactgaaataaaagcgtgcatgacttaGGTCTAAACACTAAGGTATAAACAGGTTTGGTCAAGTTTACTGTGTAAATTatgtaatacaatatttttctcaACACATGCATGACTAAAGCAAAGCCTGCCTGCaggttcagtgtgtgtgtgcacattgcATGTGTATATAGTTCACAGGGTACGCCTGCAAAATGTCATGAATCAAACCCATAGCAAAAGTTGTATCAAGTTTAGCATCATTTTTGTTGtaccgtttgtgtgtgtgtgtgtgtggcgctGACTCAACCGTACAAACATTGGTGTTATACAGTGCATGAATGCTTATGGTCCCTTCATCAGATACGTTATCAGCCACACAGCACATTTCCTGCATGGATCAGTAACaactgtcgttttttttttttttttttgtgagcaaTGCTGAATGCAAAGTTATATACAGTGGTTTGTCCCCtccctgatttcttattttttcacaTGTTTATGTCGcatttcaatgtttcagatcatcaaaaaaatgtaaaaactaccTAATTAAGAAAGTACATAGCACAAAAcaccttttattattttgtgcaaccctacatggccctgtgaaAATATGATTGCAAATTAAATATATctaaaagccatttctaaagcattgggactccagcaaaccacagtgagagctattattcacaaatggcaaaaacaaggAACAGTGGTGAACGTTCCCGGGAGTGGCCGACCAACCAAAACTACCCCAAGAGAGGAATGACGACTCATTTAAGAGGtaacaaaagaccccacaaaattaaattaaagttagTCTCCATTACTCTACAATAAGAAAAACACTAGGCCAAAATGGGAAAATACtttgtgagaaaaaatattttactttttggaagatgtgtgtcccattacatttggTATAAAAAATAATGCCGTATTTCGGAAAAGGAACATCatcccaacagtaaaatatagtggtggtagtgtaatgccTCCctttatcataaaaaaaatcatttaaaagctgcattttatattcagttgtattgtcattgactaatatttacatttctttgatgatctaaaacatttaagtgtgacaaacatacgaaatcaggaaggggcaaacactttttcactgtATGCATACAAGCTCTCACCTATTTGTTGAGCCCTACATCCTAAACAAACATAACACATAGTGGTATTCCATGTTGTGTCTAGTTCAAATGACTGTgaataacattatttatttatggtttGTATGCATATTTATGTGTTCTTTCCtgaacataaaaacatactCCGCCGACATAGAAAACAggctgcaattaaaaaaaaacaaaaaaatggtgcaaaaacaaataacattttagcatttattaccgtcataaaagtattaaaagacGCTAAGTACTGTATGATAAGACacgcaaaaatgtaaaaacattgtataatattttttttttgcataggcTAATCTAGCATCATAGACTTGCATAATTGTGGTGATTTTTGTGTATGAATGAGTAAAACACAACTTTTCCGTTTGTGTCATAAGAAATGCGTTTAATTTCCTCATGTCTTTAAACCTTATTtatagggatgtctgataattatttctaccgataattatcgatatcagcataaaaatgtgatataatTGGTGATATGATATTGGTATTACGGCATTTGTAATGACAAGCTGCACggacagtcccgttataatgtgtttgtggaaaatctgtggcggtccaaatgtatttgtgatgGGAATGTATGGAAAACACtgtgttatattattgtattgatGTATTGTGTGGATAAAGTGCACAATAGCGCTTTTTGGTACCAtatagctcattagcattaacactacagacacacaaaacagtgtgTTGCCAGTCGGGttttactaaaagcacttttacatTGTCTAAATTCCATTTTTCTATTCAATTTTTCATACTTACAGTGTGAACATCTTAGGCCTATGCCTCAATATTctgcatgtatgtatgaataATTCACCAAaaccacatttttttccaatatgtgacttttattcattcaacaACCCTTTAACATGTATGTGATACATACCAaaccattttttccccccaaaagcaacattacattattatatataatttaaaaaaggtgtaaccatggcgatgaTATTTGCCTGGCAAGTGAATGAATTTCTTGAAAgaggcacgttttttttttttttattaaagcaCCATGCATGCATCTTGTTGGAGTGGAATCTTTTCAGAAAGAAGGCTAGTGCAGATTAGAAAGGAAAATAAGCGCTATAGCAATATAGAAACACAGCACTCATTGCACATCATAGAAGGAATATTAAATGATCCTGGTACGCTTTTGGAAACATGCACCGCTCTGCACTTTTGGTTCTAATTACCCTAATATTTAAAatggtattttttatttcagcTACAGAAATAGGCAAAGCAAGCACATGTATATGAGCTTATTGTG
The window above is part of the Doryrhamphus excisus isolate RoL2022-K1 chromosome 20, RoL_Dexc_1.0, whole genome shotgun sequence genome. Proteins encoded here:
- the st3gal7 gene encoding ST3 beta-galactoside alpha-2,3-sialyltransferase 7 isoform X1, producing the protein MKDDIAGEVTMVILNRLSVEDDPHDGPTLLPEAAQAAVTMPAAHKQATQSHLKNVFLSRSENLVVSVVLLVACYSAILLPAYFPLHKQPVNDDQYPKDLNLLNRSASLLARQCQSHWCVKRLKSLPCSSSLMDIPVFMLKDGSGACWDMPPPLGLRGSKEHLDRALAAVPQPGLPLSLRKVGGSCKRCVVVGSGGVLLGSHLGSHIDQYDVIIRMNNAPVLGYERDAGSHTTIRLMYPEGAPGSVNDYNKTDIVALVVFKSLDLDWLTSVITKQPLSLWSKLWFWKEVVDDIPLRPENFRILHPEIIRKTGEVLQKYSQKQGNMVPTLGASAVVMALQLCDHVSLAGFGYDMQHPHSPLHYYETIHMAAMKAQVVHDVSAEKLFLRELVAAGAVTDLTGAL
- the st3gal7 gene encoding ST3 beta-galactoside alpha-2,3-sialyltransferase 7 isoform X3, with protein sequence MVILNRLSVEDDPHDGPTLLPEAAQAAVTMPAAHKQATQSHLKNVFLSRSENLVVSVVLLVACYSAILLPAYFPLHKQPVNDDQYPKDLNLLNRSASLLARQCQSHWCVKRLKSLPCSSSLMDIPVFMLKDGSGACWDMPPPLGLRGSKEHLDRALAAVPQPGLPLSLRKVGGSCKRCVVVGSGGVLLGSHLGSHIDQYDVIIRMNNAPVLGYERDAGSHTTIRLMYPEGAPGSVNDYNKTDIVALVVFKSLDLDWLTSVITKQPLSLWSKLWFWKEVVDDIPLRPENFRILHPEIIRKTGEVLQKYSQKQGNMVPTLGASAVVMALQLCDHVSLAGFGYDMQHPHSPLHYYETIHMAAMKAQVVHDVSAEKLFLRELVAAGAVTDLTGAL
- the st3gal7 gene encoding ST3 beta-galactoside alpha-2,3-sialyltransferase 7 isoform X2; this translates as MKDDIAVTMVILNRLSVEDDPHDGPTLLPEAAQAAVTMPAAHKQATQSHLKNVFLSRSENLVVSVVLLVACYSAILLPAYFPLHKQPVNDDQYPKDLNLLNRSASLLARQCQSHWCVKRLKSLPCSSSLMDIPVFMLKDGSGACWDMPPPLGLRGSKEHLDRALAAVPQPGLPLSLRKVGGSCKRCVVVGSGGVLLGSHLGSHIDQYDVIIRMNNAPVLGYERDAGSHTTIRLMYPEGAPGSVNDYNKTDIVALVVFKSLDLDWLTSVITKQPLSLWSKLWFWKEVVDDIPLRPENFRILHPEIIRKTGEVLQKYSQKQGNMVPTLGASAVVMALQLCDHVSLAGFGYDMQHPHSPLHYYETIHMAAMKAQVVHDVSAEKLFLRELVAAGAVTDLTGAL